In one window of Massilibacterium senegalense DNA:
- the uvrB gene encoding excinuclease ABC subunit UvrB encodes MEHYPFQLQSKYSPQGDQPSAIKELVEGIHAGKKHQTLLGATGTGKTFTISNVIQQVNKPTLVIAHNKTLAGQLYNEFKEFFPNNAVEYFVSYYDYYQPEAYVPQTDTYIEKDASINDEIDKLRHSATSSLFERDDVIIIASVSCIYGLGSPEEYRELVVSLRVGMEKERDALLRDLVDIQYERNDIDFRRGTFRVRGDVVEIFQASRDDLCIRVEFFGDEIDRITEVNALTGEILGELKHVAIFPASHFVTREEKMKIAIENIEKELEERLAVLRENNQLLEAQRLEQRTRYDLEMMREVGFCSGIENYSRHLTLRPAGATPYTLLDYFPEDFLIVIDESHVTLPQIRGMYNGDQARKGVLVDHGFRLPSALDNRPLKFEEFEDHIHQIVYVSATPGPYEIEHTPKMVEQIIRPTGLLDPIIDVRPIDGQIDNLIDEIRDRIDKQERVLVTTLTKKMSEDLTDYLKELDIKVQYLHSEVKTLERIEIIRDLRLGKYDVLVGINLLREGLDIPEVSLVAILDADKEGFLRSERSLIQIIGRAARNANGRVIMYADKVTNSMEIAMTETNRRRAIQEAYNEKHGITPTTIQKEIHDVIRATYEAEEEGTLEEVASQPMTKEQREAMIEEIERDMHQAAADLNFEKAAQLRDVLLKLKEEQS; translated from the coding sequence ATGGAACATTACCCTTTTCAACTGCAATCGAAATACAGTCCACAAGGCGATCAGCCGTCTGCGATTAAAGAACTCGTGGAAGGGATTCATGCAGGGAAAAAGCATCAAACATTGCTCGGGGCAACGGGGACGGGGAAAACATTCACCATTTCTAATGTCATTCAACAAGTCAATAAGCCAACGCTTGTTATTGCCCATAATAAAACGCTTGCTGGGCAATTATACAATGAATTTAAAGAATTTTTCCCGAACAATGCGGTTGAATATTTTGTCAGTTATTACGATTACTATCAACCGGAGGCGTATGTGCCACAAACGGATACATATATTGAAAAAGATGCGAGTATTAATGATGAGATTGATAAGTTGCGTCACTCGGCGACTAGTTCGTTGTTTGAGCGGGATGATGTCATTATTATTGCGAGTGTGTCGTGTATTTACGGGTTAGGTTCACCGGAAGAGTATCGGGAATTGGTTGTGTCGCTGCGTGTTGGGATGGAAAAAGAGCGGGATGCATTGCTTCGTGATTTAGTGGACATTCAATATGAACGAAATGATATTGATTTTAGACGTGGGACGTTCCGTGTTCGCGGGGATGTTGTTGAGATTTTCCAAGCGTCACGCGATGATTTATGTATTCGTGTTGAGTTTTTTGGAGACGAGATTGATCGGATTACGGAAGTGAATGCGTTAACGGGAGAGATTTTAGGAGAGTTAAAGCATGTCGCTATTTTCCCAGCTTCTCACTTCGTTACGCGGGAAGAAAAGATGAAAATTGCGATTGAAAATATTGAAAAGGAATTGGAAGAACGGCTTGCGGTGTTGCGTGAGAATAATCAATTGTTAGAAGCACAACGGTTAGAACAACGGACGCGTTATGATTTAGAGATGATGCGGGAAGTTGGTTTTTGTTCTGGGATTGAAAACTATTCGCGTCATTTAACGCTTCGTCCAGCAGGTGCGACACCTTATACGTTGCTTGATTATTTTCCAGAAGACTTTTTAATTGTCATTGACGAGTCGCACGTTACATTGCCGCAAATTCGCGGGATGTATAACGGGGACCAGGCGCGTAAAGGGGTGCTTGTCGACCATGGGTTCCGTTTGCCATCGGCGCTTGATAACCGGCCGTTAAAGTTTGAAGAATTTGAAGACCATATTCATCAAATTGTGTACGTTTCGGCGACGCCAGGTCCGTATGAAATCGAACATACGCCGAAGATGGTGGAACAAATTATTCGTCCGACTGGTCTATTAGATCCGATTATTGACGTGCGTCCAATTGACGGACAAATTGATAATTTAATCGATGAAATCCGCGATCGAATTGACAAACAAGAGCGTGTGTTAGTGACAACGTTAACGAAAAAAATGTCGGAAGATTTAACGGATTACTTAAAAGAGCTTGATATTAAAGTGCAATATTTGCATTCGGAAGTAAAAACGTTAGAGCGGATTGAAATTATTCGTGATTTACGTCTCGGCAAATATGACGTGTTAGTAGGCATTAACTTATTGCGAGAAGGGCTCGATATTCCAGAAGTGTCGCTTGTGGCGATTTTAGATGCGGATAAGGAAGGTTTTTTACGTTCGGAACGTTCATTAATCCAGATAATCGGTCGGGCTGCTCGGAATGCGAACGGTCGCGTGATTATGTATGCCGATAAAGTGACGAATTCGATGGAAATTGCGATGACAGAAACGAACCGTCGTCGCGCCATCCAAGAAGCGTATAACGAAAAGCACGGCATTACGCCGACAACGATTCAAAAAGAAATTCATGACGTCATTCGGGCGACGTACGAAGCGGAAGAAGAAGGTACGTTAGAAGAAGTAGCAAGTCAACCGATGACGAAAGAACAACGAGAAGCGATGATCGAAGAAATCGAACGCGACATGCATCAAGCTGCGGCAGATTTAAACTTTGAAAAGGCAGCGCAATTGCGGGATGTTTTATTAAAATTAAAAGAGGAACAGTCATGA
- a CDS encoding transposase, with protein KEKKKKYKQNKFHTANWDYDEEMDVYTCPNQQKLVFKYRSVRTNPLGFKREFKVYECEDCSSCPLRSSCTKAKEGNNRKLMVNEKWEQQKEYVRAKLSEEKTGAIYRQRKIDVEPVFGLLKANLRFTRFSVRGKSKVENEMGLALMAVNMRKFTAIN; from the coding sequence TAAAAGAAAAGAAGAAAAAGTACAAACAAAACAAGTTCCATACAGCTAACTGGGATTATGATGAAGAAATGGACGTGTATACTTGTCCAAACCAACAAAAACTTGTATTTAAATACCGTTCTGTGCGAACAAATCCATTAGGTTTCAAGCGTGAGTTTAAAGTTTATGAGTGTGAAGATTGTTCCAGTTGCCCACTTCGTTCATCTTGTACAAAAGCAAAAGAAGGAAATAACCGAAAATTAATGGTGAATGAAAAATGGGAACAGCAAAAAGAATATGTGAGAGCGAAGCTTTCAGAAGAAAAAACAGGGGCTATTTATCGTCAACGTAAGATTGACGTCGAACCAGTTTTTGGATTATTGAAGGCTAATTTGCGTTTCACTCGATTTTCTGTCCGAGGAAAATCGAAGGTTGAAAATGAAATGGGTCTTGCATTAATGGCCGTGAATATGCGGAAATTCACGGCCATTAACTAA
- a CDS encoding N-acetylmuramoyl-L-alanine amidase, producing the protein MNSLKQLNIAWIAIFMFTVFFLFIPRFALASEIDIISDNNSGENVQLQHNSLEDSSSSSKIDENDNSIGSTYGESKIVNYNETVSTNETTNQTKENSESSNNVMEEQGLSDTIDEGKSEEEIFLSNPSSSEQELNSTSLQEPSDIKETKSLDNNDEKLRTTSVQQGEADENKTVTNNVLVVNAVNAQTPYFRATTDAVMYTKSGTNYVKFGSLKSGNEYIVDQYIDDQWIRIKVGGQEVYIERKNTTSSTGQSIVSSLVNPQTDFNFYNISYKANQKVYGKEGNTYKEIGQLLNDGTIKAYGSEDYHVLVDFGGRKGYLDRYMVTPEFTKYHGYFHVYGDVKAYSDTKNYAGASTLKADEDYRINKHVDNRWLEVKIGTQTAYVEKAYVTPSNGSTVISSLLKPNTYFNFYDVTYKANQAVYGTNGKEIGRFLKSGTVKAYGSEDDYVLVDFGGRKGYINRYIVKPNFTKYHGYFHVYGDLKAYSDMKNYVGITTLKAGEDYKITGQTADGVWLQVKVGTDTAYVEKAYVTPSNGGTILSSLLKPNTYFNFYTVAYKANEKVYGTDGKEIGQFTKNGKIRSYGSESNYVLIDFGGRKGYVNRNNVTPEFTKYHGYFHAYTELPAYSSTAASSVTTYLKAGEDYRIDSQVDNQWIRIKVGSETAYVKKSAITPSNGGPIVSSLLKPNTYWNFYNIVYKANEKVYGTDGKEIGRFTKNGKIRSYGSGSNYVLIDFGGRKGYVNRNNVTPEFTKYHGYFHAYTELPAYSSTAASSVTTYLKAGEDYRIDSQVDNQWIRIKVGSETAYVKKSATTPSNGAPILSSILKPNTYFNFYNVAYKANQKVYGQDGKEIGQFMKDGMVKAYGSEGYHVLVDFGGRKGYINRYMVTPEFTKYHGYFFVYGDLNAYTNTKDYASITKLKAGEDYRIDGHVDNNWLKLKVGDRNVYVEKKYVTPSNGGSIVSSLLKPGAYSNFYDVAYAINQKVYSKEGNKFKEIGQLLQAGNIRAYDSESFYVLVDFGGRKGYINRYMVNPEFTNDHKYFHAYADLKAYTDTTRYSPIATLKAGHDYHIDAHIDNRWIRIKSGSEIAYVEKKYVTPSKGESTIGSPIFMVVLKKIVIDPGHGGKFTGARGNGLAEETMNLDLAKRVEYYLNTLYSGHSTYLTRTSNVHLAEVRKDDLIKRAEIANNLGADVFVSIHLNAGGGAGYEDYRHEDKSNGVVLQNIMHKHIVPVYTSNGINDRGKKSADFSVLRNTTMPAILTENGYMDNSREMAKMKQEWFRNQVAKAHADGIAEFLGLRRK; encoded by the coding sequence TTGAATTCGCTAAAACAATTGAATATTGCATGGATAGCCATTTTTATGTTTACCGTCTTTTTTCTCTTTATTCCTAGATTTGCCTTAGCTTCAGAAATTGATATTATATCGGACAATAACAGTGGGGAAAATGTACAGTTACAACATAATTCATTAGAAGATTCATCCTCTTCAAGTAAGATAGATGAGAATGATAATAGCATAGGTAGTACATATGGTGAATCGAAGATAGTGAATTATAATGAAACTGTAAGTACGAATGAAACAACTAATCAAACGAAAGAAAATTCGGAATCCTCAAACAACGTTATGGAAGAACAAGGACTAAGCGATACGATAGATGAAGGAAAGAGTGAGGAGGAAATTTTTTTAAGTAATCCAAGTAGTAGTGAACAAGAATTAAATTCTACTTCCTTACAAGAACCTTCAGATATAAAAGAAACAAAATCCTTGGATAACAATGATGAAAAATTAAGAACTACGTCAGTTCAACAAGGTGAAGCTGATGAAAACAAGACCGTTACTAATAATGTATTAGTAGTAAATGCAGTAAATGCGCAAACACCTTATTTTCGTGCTACTACTGACGCTGTAATGTATACGAAATCCGGAACAAACTATGTGAAATTCGGTTCTTTAAAAAGTGGAAACGAATATATAGTTGATCAATATATCGATGATCAATGGATTCGTATAAAAGTTGGTGGACAAGAGGTGTACATAGAAAGAAAAAATACTACTTCTTCCACTGGTCAGTCGATTGTTTCTTCTTTAGTGAACCCACAAACGGATTTTAACTTTTATAATATATCGTATAAAGCGAACCAAAAGGTATATGGAAAAGAAGGAAATACGTATAAGGAAATTGGTCAATTGTTGAATGATGGTACGATTAAAGCATATGGTTCAGAAGACTATCATGTATTAGTAGATTTTGGTGGTCGAAAAGGTTACCTTGATCGATATATGGTAACGCCGGAATTCACGAAATATCATGGTTATTTTCATGTATATGGAGACGTCAAAGCATATAGTGATACGAAAAATTACGCAGGTGCAAGTACATTAAAAGCAGATGAAGACTACCGTATTAATAAACATGTAGATAATCGTTGGTTAGAAGTGAAAATAGGCACACAAACCGCATATGTAGAAAAAGCTTACGTAACTCCATCAAATGGGAGTACAGTCATTTCATCTTTACTAAAACCAAATACGTATTTTAACTTCTATGATGTAACATATAAAGCAAATCAAGCGGTATATGGAACTAATGGAAAAGAAATCGGTCGCTTCTTGAAGAGTGGTACGGTTAAAGCATATGGTTCAGAAGATGATTATGTGTTAGTAGACTTCGGAGGCCGAAAAGGATACATCAATCGATATATAGTCAAACCGAATTTTACAAAATACCACGGTTATTTTCATGTATACGGAGATCTTAAGGCATATAGCGATATGAAAAATTATGTAGGTATCACAACATTAAAAGCAGGAGAAGATTATAAAATCACTGGACAAACAGCTGACGGTGTTTGGCTTCAAGTAAAGGTAGGTACAGATACTGCTTATGTTGAGAAAGCGTATGTCACTCCATCGAATGGTGGCACGATTCTTTCATCTTTATTAAAACCAAATACGTATTTCAACTTTTATACTGTAGCTTATAAAGCAAATGAAAAGGTATATGGAACAGATGGAAAAGAAATTGGTCAATTTACCAAAAATGGAAAAATACGTTCATATGGTTCGGAATCGAATTATGTATTAATTGATTTTGGAGGCCGAAAAGGCTATGTGAACCGTAATAATGTAACACCGGAATTTACAAAGTATCACGGTTATTTCCATGCGTATACGGAACTACCAGCGTATAGCAGTACAGCAGCATCTTCTGTGACTACTTATTTGAAAGCGGGAGAAGATTATCGAATTGATAGTCAGGTAGATAATCAATGGATTCGTATTAAAGTAGGTAGTGAAACAGCGTATGTAAAAAAATCAGCTATAACTCCGTCAAATGGTGGCCCTATTGTTTCATCTTTATTAAAACCAAATACGTATTGGAACTTTTATAACATAGTTTATAAAGCAAATGAAAAGGTATATGGAACAGATGGAAAGGAAATTGGCCGATTTACCAAAAATGGAAAAATACGTTCATATGGTTCGGGATCGAATTATGTATTAATTGATTTTGGAGGCCGAAAAGGCTATGTGAACCGTAATAATGTAACACCGGAATTTACAAAGTATCATGGTTATTTCCATGCGTATACGGAACTACCAGCGTATAGCAGTACAGCAGCATCTTCTGTGACTACTTATTTGAAAGCGGGAGAAGATTATCGAATTGATAGTCAGGTAGATAATCAATGGATTCGTATTAAAGTAGGTAGTGAAACAGCGTATGTAAAAAAATCAGCTACTACTCCATCAAATGGCGCACCGATTTTATCGTCTATTTTAAAACCGAATACTTATTTTAACTTTTACAATGTAGCGTACAAAGCAAATCAAAAAGTTTACGGACAAGATGGGAAAGAAATCGGTCAGTTTATGAAAGATGGTATGGTCAAAGCATATGGTTCAGAAGGGTATCATGTATTAGTAGACTTTGGAGGCCGAAAAGGATACATCAATCGATATATGGTCACTCCAGAATTTACAAAATATCATGGTTATTTTTTCGTTTATGGAGATTTAAACGCATATACTAACACGAAAGATTATGCTTCCATAACAAAGTTAAAAGCTGGAGAAGATTATCGGATTGATGGACATGTTGATAATAATTGGCTAAAACTCAAAGTAGGAGATAGAAATGTCTACGTTGAAAAGAAATACGTCACTCCATCGAATGGTGGTTCTATTGTATCATCTTTATTAAAACCAGGTGCTTATTCGAACTTTTATGATGTTGCGTACGCAATAAATCAAAAAGTATATAGTAAGGAAGGGAATAAATTTAAAGAGATTGGTCAACTATTACAAGCAGGTAATATTCGTGCATATGATTCAGAATCCTTTTATGTATTAGTAGACTTTGGAGGGCGAAAAGGCTATATCAATCGTTATATGGTGAATCCAGAATTTACGAACGACCATAAGTATTTTCATGCTTACGCTGATTTAAAAGCATATACAGATACGACTCGCTATTCACCTATTGCAACTTTAAAAGCGGGACATGATTATCATATTGATGCCCATATTGACAATCGCTGGATTCGAATTAAATCTGGTTCTGAAATTGCTTATGTTGAGAAAAAATATGTAACTCCTTCAAAAGGAGAATCTACAATTGGTTCACCAATCTTTATGGTAGTATTAAAGAAAATTGTTATAGACCCAGGTCACGGTGGTAAATTTACTGGTGCTCGTGGTAATGGATTAGCAGAAGAAACGATGAATTTAGATTTAGCTAAACGTGTAGAGTATTATTTAAACACACTTTATTCTGGACATAGTACGTACTTAACAAGAACAAGTAATGTACATTTGGCAGAAGTTCGTAAGGATGATCTAATCAAACGTGCTGAAATTGCTAATAATTTAGGTGCAGATGTATTTGTATCGATTCATTTAAATGCAGGTGGTGGCGCTGGATATGAAGACTATCGTCATGAAGATAAATCAAATGGCGTTGTACTTCAAAACATTATGCATAAACATATTGTTCCAGTTTATACTTCTAACGGCATTAATGATCGTGGTAAAAAGTCTGCTGATTTCTCTGTTCTTCGTAATACAACAATGCCAGCCATTTTAACTGAAAATGGTTATATGGACAATAGTCGAGAAATGGCAAAAATGAAACAAGAATGGTTTAGAAATCAAGTAGCGAAAGCACATGCAGATGGAATCGCAGAATTCCTTGGTTTACGTAGAAAGTAA
- a CDS encoding N-acetylmuramoyl-L-alanine amidase, which yields MNSLKKLNIVWVSILLFVVFSFLFPDLTFAAEVDSSLSSVEENSSVSNNELELISDTTNVEGETTIANDGNEVVPEETSPTNLISGDSTSVTEEENLSSASSDSNSNALEEQSFNEDVAGGTVEVEPTDSTVTPNEQDTISTSIQENSNIDETIVAENNVEETPESLNQVNVTNENKIAVNNTLVVNTVNTQTPYFRTMNDAGMYTKSGTTFVKVGTLKSGNEYVVDQYIDDKWIRIKVGEQEIYVERANISASTGESIVSSLINPQTDFNFFNVMYNANQKVYGQDGKEMGQLLKDGTIRSFGSEGYYVLVDFGGRKGYINRYMVTPEFTQYHGYFHVYGDLKAYSDTKNYVGVTTLKAGEDYRIDSHIDNRWLRIKVGAQTAYVEKPYVTPSNGGPILSSILQPNTYWNFYNVAYSTNQKVYGKEGNTYKEIGQLLKGGTTRSFGSEDYYVLVEFGGRKGYINRYMVMPEFTQYHGYFHVYGDLKAYSDTTSYKPLTTLKAGEDYRIDSHIDNRWLQIKVGTQTAYVEKLYVTPSNGAPIVTSILRPNTYFNFYDVVYKVTQKVYSKEGNEYKEIGQLLNDGTGDKKIRSYGSEDYYVLVDFGGRKGYINRYMITPEFTQYHGYFHVYADLKAYSDTSNYKGVTTLKAGEDYRIDKQINNKWLKIKIGDDVAYVEKAYVTPSNGAPIVTSILRPNTYFNFYDVAYEANQMVYSKEGNEYKEIGPLMNAGVIRAYGSEGYYVLVDFGGRKGCINRYMVKPTFDNTHHHFYVYADVKAYSDMTSFKEVTLLKAGQNYTIDQQINDTWIRIKNGDMHLYVEKYYVTPAIVGDPYKVAAYYLPLFKDEAAAKNTSYLAYATTDNLQKMLNYGNTVNVLESDGYVSVVMDALSGNVGWMYSDYLVKDLNAIDWLVKQGRNLRQQPMDNATKVGYVSENSIVKVLDIEYLPNNIKTKTWAKVRLADGQVGWMWAALETSAQVYTPYRDDKGFNLIRYDTRYPQGSTVSNIGIFTDLRTKANVTADQLNSFIQYQASRFNETSAMLGMGSAILEASKLTGLNPLYIMAHAGHESAWGTSKLANGKYNFFGIGAVDRCSLGTSYDCANTFSSAKDGVIQGVKWINDRYQGDTRATRNNNMMKQVTLDAMVYNGYLYEYASDRSWHVKIAQHITSFLNYKPTSSIVTSPTPTPIVKPTGPIKKIVIDPGHGGRDPGAVGNDLQEKDLTLILSKKIEYYLNTLYTGHEVKLTRTSDTYPTLDERVAMANNWGADVFVSIHLNSSTSSASGYEDIIYSRNFASTARLQDIMHQQVGNVFSANSLTVRHKRERIDLRVLNGTNMDAILTENGFISNEKDMSKMKQESFQNAVAKAHVNAIAEFLSLSRK from the coding sequence TTGAACTCACTTAAAAAACTGAATATTGTATGGGTCTCTATTTTATTATTTGTTGTATTTTCTTTTTTATTTCCTGATCTCACTTTTGCTGCAGAAGTAGATTCATCATTGAGTAGTGTAGAAGAAAATTCTTCTGTTTCTAATAACGAATTAGAATTGATTTCAGACACTACTAACGTAGAAGGTGAGACAACTATTGCTAATGATGGAAATGAAGTTGTTCCTGAAGAAACGTCGCCTACTAACCTAATAAGTGGTGATAGCACAAGTGTTACGGAAGAAGAAAATCTTTCTTCTGCTAGTTCAGACTCTAATAGTAACGCACTGGAAGAACAAAGTTTCAATGAAGATGTTGCGGGAGGTACGGTTGAAGTAGAGCCAACTGATAGTACCGTAACTCCTAATGAACAAGACACAATTTCAACTTCAATACAAGAAAATTCAAATATAGATGAAACAATCGTAGCAGAAAATAACGTAGAAGAAACACCAGAATCATTAAATCAAGTTAATGTGACGAATGAAAACAAAATTGCTGTCAATAATACATTAGTTGTAAATACGGTAAATACGCAAACCCCTTATTTCCGTACTATGAATGATGCTGGTATGTATACAAAGTCTGGAACAACTTTCGTAAAAGTTGGTACGTTAAAAAGCGGAAATGAGTATGTAGTGGATCAATATATTGACGATAAATGGATTCGTATAAAAGTTGGAGAACAAGAAATATATGTAGAAAGAGCAAATATTTCTGCATCCACTGGTGAATCTATTGTTTCTTCTTTAATTAATCCGCAAACAGATTTCAACTTTTTCAATGTAATGTACAATGCCAACCAAAAGGTGTATGGACAAGATGGAAAAGAAATGGGCCAATTATTAAAAGATGGAACAATTCGATCATTTGGTTCAGAAGGTTACTATGTATTAGTAGACTTTGGTGGTCGCAAGGGTTATATCAATCGCTATATGGTAACACCAGAGTTTACACAATATCATGGTTATTTCCATGTTTATGGAGACCTCAAGGCGTATAGTGATACAAAAAATTATGTTGGTGTAACGACTTTAAAAGCAGGAGAAGATTATCGAATTGATAGTCATATAGATAATCGTTGGCTTCGAATCAAAGTAGGAGCTCAAACTGCATATGTTGAAAAGCCATATGTTACTCCATCTAACGGTGGACCAATTTTATCTTCTATTTTACAACCAAATACTTATTGGAACTTTTATAACGTAGCTTATTCAACAAACCAAAAGGTATATGGAAAAGAAGGAAATACGTATAAAGAAATTGGTCAATTATTGAAAGGTGGAACAACTCGTTCGTTTGGATCGGAAGATTATTATGTGTTAGTGGAGTTTGGCGGACGAAAAGGATACATTAATCGTTATATGGTAATGCCAGAGTTCACACAATACCATGGTTATTTCCATGTTTATGGAGACCTCAAGGCGTATAGTGATACAACGAGTTATAAACCGTTGACAACTTTAAAAGCAGGAGAAGATTACCGAATTGATAGTCATATAGATAATCGTTGGCTTCAAATCAAAGTAGGAACTCAAACTGCATATGTTGAAAAGCTGTATGTTACTCCATCTAACGGTGCTCCAATTGTAACATCAATATTACGTCCAAATACGTATTTCAACTTCTACGATGTAGTATACAAAGTAACTCAAAAGGTATATAGCAAAGAAGGAAATGAGTATAAGGAAATTGGTCAATTGTTAAATGATGGAACAGGGGATAAAAAAATTCGTTCATATGGCTCGGAAGATTACTACGTATTAGTAGACTTTGGTGGTCGTAAAGGATATATCAATCGCTATATGATCACACCAGAATTCACACAATATCATGGTTATTTTCATGTATATGCAGATCTAAAAGCATATAGTGACACAAGTAACTATAAAGGTGTAACGACTTTAAAAGCTGGGGAAGATTACCGAATTGATAAGCAAATCAATAACAAGTGGCTTAAAATTAAAATTGGTGATGATGTTGCCTATGTTGAAAAGGCATACGTCACTCCATCCAACGGTGCTCCAATTGTAACATCAATATTACGTCCAAATACGTATTTCAATTTCTATGATGTAGCCTACGAAGCCAATCAAATGGTATACAGCAAAGAAGGAAATGAGTATAAAGAAATTGGTCCATTAATGAATGCAGGAGTAATTCGGGCGTATGGCTCAGAAGGTTATTACGTATTAGTAGATTTTGGTGGTCGCAAAGGTTGTATTAATCGTTATATGGTAAAACCTACTTTTGATAATACACATCATCATTTTTATGTGTATGCAGATGTAAAGGCTTATAGTGATATGACTTCATTTAAAGAAGTTACATTGTTAAAAGCAGGCCAAAATTATACGATTGATCAACAAATTAATGATACATGGATACGTATAAAAAATGGTGATATGCACCTATACGTTGAAAAGTATTATGTAACTCCGGCAATAGTTGGAGACCCATATAAAGTAGCTGCATATTATTTACCGCTATTTAAAGATGAAGCAGCAGCTAAAAACACATCTTATCTTGCTTATGCTACTACAGATAATTTACAGAAAATGCTTAACTATGGTAACACTGTTAATGTATTAGAGAGCGATGGTTATGTATCTGTAGTGATGGATGCTTTAAGTGGTAATGTTGGGTGGATGTATAGCGATTATCTAGTAAAAGATTTAAATGCGATTGACTGGCTTGTTAAACAAGGACGAAATCTTCGTCAACAACCAATGGATAATGCAACAAAAGTTGGTTACGTTTCAGAAAATAGCATTGTAAAAGTATTAGATATTGAATATTTACCGAATAATATTAAAACGAAAACGTGGGCAAAAGTGCGTTTAGCAGACGGGCAAGTAGGTTGGATGTGGGCAGCACTAGAAACTAGTGCTCAAGTCTATACGCCATATCGAGATGATAAAGGATTTAACTTAATTCGTTACGATACTCGTTATCCGCAAGGTTCGACTGTATCAAACATTGGCATTTTTACCGATTTACGCACAAAAGCTAATGTAACTGCTGACCAGCTTAATAGTTTTATTCAATATCAAGCTAGTCGTTTTAACGAAACATCAGCAATGCTCGGGATGGGTAGTGCCATTTTAGAAGCTAGCAAGTTAACAGGCTTAAACCCACTTTACATCATGGCACACGCTGGACATGAAAGTGCCTGGGGTACATCTAAACTAGCGAATGGTAAGTATAATTTCTTTGGCATTGGAGCTGTTGATCGTTGTTCATTAGGTACATCTTATGATTGTGCGAATACATTTAGTTCTGCAAAAGACGGAGTTATTCAAGGTGTGAAGTGGATTAACGATCGATACCAAGGAGATACAAGAGCCACTCGTAACAATAACATGATGAAACAAGTGACATTAGATGCAATGGTTTACAATGGCTACCTATATGAATATGCTTCAGACCGTTCATGGCATGTAAAAATTGCTCAGCATATTACTAGTTTTTTAAACTATAAACCAACTAGTAGTATAGTAACTTCACCTACGCCAACTCCTATAGTAAAACCAACTGGACCAATTAAAAAAATTGTGATAGATCCAGGTCATGGTGGCAGAGATCCAGGAGCCGTAGGGAATGATTTGCAGGAAAAGGACCTAACCTTAATATTATCTAAAAAAATAGAGTATTATTTAAATACTTTATATACAGGTCATGAAGTGAAGCTAACCAGAACAAGTGACACATATCCAACGTTAGATGAACGTGTAGCGATGGCAAATAATTGGGGCGCAGATGTATTTGTATCAATTCATTTGAATTCATCTACTTCAAGTGCCTCTGGATATGAAGATATAATTTATTCCAGAAATTTTGCAAGTACTGCTCGTCTTCAGGATATTATGCATCAACAAGTTGGAAATGTTTTTAGTGCAAATAGTCTAACAGTTAGACATAAACGAGAAAGAATAGACTTGCGAGTATTAAATGGTACAAATATGGATGCCATTTTAACTGAAAATGGTTTCATTTCAAATGAAAAAGATATGTCCAAAATGAAACAGGAATCTTTCCAAAATGCAGTTGCTAAAGCGCATGTCAATGCTATTGCAGAATTTCTAAGTTTATCTAGAAAGTAG